The DNA region AAACGCTACCGGACCTTTCGCATGAAAAGCCTACCCATTTCTTTTTTAGTCGATCAAAGAGCTTTAATAATCATTATCCTATTGACTGTAGCCCTTGTGGCCCTAATGCTGATCAGCTTAGGATCTGGTACGACTAAGGCTAGTGTGGGAAGAGTAGTGGCAACACTCCTTGGCTCAGGAACGACTTCAGAGAACTTCGCCCTTTTAACCCTGCGCTTACCACGAATTCTTCTTGGTGCGTTAGTAGGAGCGGGATTAGCTTTATCTGGAAGCATTTTGCAAGGTTTAATACGTAACCCTTTAGCAGCTCCTGATGTAATTGGAGTTAGTAGTGGGGCTTCCCTAATGGCTGTCTTATTTATTTCAGTTATTAACCCGGCCTTAGGTCTAGGTATTGATTATTTGCCCTTATTTGCTTTTTTAGGAGCGCTGACTGTCGTTTATATCATGTATGGTCTTGCCTGGAAGGACGGAGTGAGTCCCTTTCGCTTAATTTTAATTGGCTTCGGTATAACAGCATTGCTTGGTGCGATTCAGACTATTCTTATGATTTTTGGACCCATTACAACAACAAGCCAGTCCTTTGTGTGGCTGACAGGTAGTTTACACGCAACGAAATGGCATGAGGTCGAGATTGTTTCCATATGGATGCTTATTTTAACTCCTATTCTTTTTGGCTTAGTCATGGCTTTAAATTTACAGCAGGTGA from Bacillus horti includes:
- a CDS encoding FecCD family ABC transporter permease; amino-acid sequence: MRMRMKRYRTFRMKSLPISFLVDQRALIIIILLTVALVALMLISLGSGTTKASVGRVVATLLGSGTTSENFALLTLRLPRILLGALVGAGLALSGSILQGLIRNPLAAPDVIGVSSGASLMAVLFISVINPALGLGIDYLPLFAFLGALTVVYIMYGLAWKDGVSPFRLILIGFGITALLGAIQTILMIFGPITTTSQSFVWLTGSLHATKWHEVEIVSIWMLILTPILFGLVMALNLQQVSDEITVGLGGRLQLIRLGLVTMAACLAGVSIAFAGSIGFIGLMAPHIARKLVGTSYGQLMPTAALIGAILIVFADWVGRTWFAPLDIPAGVFTAMIGAPFFVYLFIRMRNK